The Enterococcus sp. 7F3_DIV0205 genome has a window encoding:
- a CDS encoding multidrug effflux MFS transporter, whose protein sequence is MKKSIITRGPSLVLLIVLVGFPQISETIFTPSLPDIARDFQAPMATVQLTLSIYFLAFALGVFFWGWLSDFIGRRKAMLYGLLFYGIGSFLCLRSSTIELLLFARFVQAFGASTGSVVTQTILRESYSGNQRHALFAQISAALAFTPAIGPLIGGIVDQYWGFRAVFLVLVLMSVLIFCYAFLRLPETFEVSKRVPIKLIPIIKRLLTSPKVLTYGFLIGAINGVLFSYYAEAPFIFIEQFHLSTAMYGFLGIGVAGASILGALLSKRLLPIYQPEKIILIGIRSMLFGAFFLLVASAATVLPEMIQLWLMLMGIFILLTGTGTALPNCLSLALTDFQDVIGTAGAVFSLGYYLLVSLFTFGMSKLHNGSLLMMPLYFLVIGCLMLFLTRKFLWTKVKPK, encoded by the coding sequence TTGAAAAAAAGCATCATAACTCGTGGACCATCTTTAGTATTATTGATTGTTTTAGTGGGATTTCCACAAATCAGTGAAACGATTTTTACTCCGTCATTACCGGATATTGCGCGTGACTTTCAAGCACCAATGGCAACGGTTCAGCTGACGTTGAGTATTTATTTTCTAGCCTTTGCGCTAGGTGTGTTTTTTTGGGGCTGGTTGTCTGACTTTATTGGACGGCGTAAAGCTATGCTTTATGGCTTATTATTTTACGGAATTGGCAGTTTCCTTTGTTTACGTTCTTCGACGATCGAACTGCTGTTATTTGCTCGATTTGTTCAAGCTTTTGGCGCGAGCACGGGTTCTGTTGTGACTCAGACGATTTTGCGGGAAAGTTATTCTGGCAATCAGCGACATGCGTTGTTTGCTCAGATTTCTGCGGCACTGGCATTTACTCCAGCAATCGGTCCATTAATTGGCGGCATCGTGGATCAGTATTGGGGATTTAGAGCAGTTTTTCTGGTATTGGTATTGATGAGTGTGTTGATTTTTTGCTATGCATTTTTGCGTTTGCCTGAAACTTTTGAAGTAAGTAAGCGAGTACCAATAAAATTAATCCCAATCATTAAGCGTCTTTTAACGAGTCCTAAAGTGTTGACTTATGGTTTTTTGATAGGGGCGATCAATGGTGTATTGTTCAGCTATTATGCTGAAGCACCATTTATATTTATCGAACAGTTTCATTTATCAACGGCGATGTATGGCTTTTTAGGAATCGGCGTAGCTGGGGCTTCGATTTTAGGGGCATTATTGTCCAAGCGGTTACTCCCGATTTATCAACCAGAGAAAATTATTTTAATTGGAATCAGAAGTATGTTGTTTGGGGCTTTTTTCCTGCTTGTTGCCAGTGCAGCAACTGTTCTTCCAGAAATGATTCAGCTTTGGTTGATGCTGATGGGGATTTTCATCTTGCTGACAGGGACGGGAACAGCGTTGCCTAATTGTCTTAGCTTGGCATTGACCGATTTTCAAGATGTGATCGGAACGGCTGGAGCGGTCTTTAGCTTAGGCTATTATTTGTTGGTCAGTCTATTCACGTTTGGTATGAGCAAACTTCACAATGGTTCATTGCTGATGATGCCTTTATATTTTCTTGTTATAGGTTGCTTGATGCTATTTTTAACGCGAAAATTTTTGTGGACAAAAGTTAAACCTAAATAA